One window from the genome of Osmerus eperlanus chromosome 1, fOsmEpe2.1, whole genome shotgun sequence encodes:
- the eif6 gene encoding eukaryotic translation initiation factor 6: MAVRASFEKNNEIGCFAKLTNTYCLVAIGGSENFYSVFEGELSETIPVVHASIAGCRIIGRMCVGNRHGLLVPNNTTDQELQHIRNCLPDSVRIQRVEERLSALGNVIACNDYVALVHPDLDRETEEILADSLKVEVFRQTVAEQVLVGSYCTFSNQGGLVHPKTSIEDQDELSSLLQVPLVAGTVNRGSEVIAAGMVVNDWCAFCGLDTTSTELSVIESVFRLSEAPPSAIATTMRDSLIDSLT; this comes from the exons ATGGCTGTAAGAGCATCATTTGAAAAGAACAACGAAATAGGCTGCTTCGCAAAGCTGACCAACACATACTGTCTAGTGGCCATTGGTGGATCAGAGAATTTCTACAG TGTGTTTGAAGGGGAGCTATCGGAGACCATCCCAGTGGTCCACGCCTCCATAGCAGGTTGTAGGATAATcgggagaatgtgtgtgg ggAACCGCCACGGGCTTCTGGTGCCCAACAACACGACAGACCAGGAGCTGCAGCATATCAGGAACTGCCTGCCTGACTCCGTTCGCATTCAGCGGGTTGAGGAGAGACTGTCCGCCCTGGGCAATGTCATCGCCTGCAATGACTATGTAGCCCTGGTCCACCCAGACCTcgacagg GAAACTGAGGAGATTCTGGCAGACAGTCTGAAGGTGGAGGTCTTCCGCCAGACAGTGGCCGAGCAGGTCTTGGTGGGAAGCTACTGCACCTTCAGCAACCAGGGAGGCTTGGTCCACCCCAAGACCTCTATAGAGGACCAGGATGAGTTGTCCTCCCTGCTGCAAGTTCCCCTGGTG GCTGGTACAGTGAACCGTGGTAGTGAAGTCATTGCAGCCGGGATGGTGGTGAACGACTGGTGTGCATTCTGCGGCCTGGACACCACTAGCACAGAGCTGTCTGTCATAGAGAGTGTGTTCCGTCTCAGCGAGGCTCCACCCAGCGCCATCGCCACCACGATGAGAGACTCTCTGATTGACAG ccTGACTTAa
- the mmp24 gene encoding matrix metalloproteinase-24 isoform X2: MAGAGVKRRKAGLPGFCWKTCYFHILFWVVSVCGEEKTFIVETWLKNYGYLLPHDIRMSDLRSEKAMQSAVAAMQRFYGIPVTGVLDQTTIEWMRKPRCGVPDHPHISRRRRNKRYALTGQKWRDKRISYSIHNFTPKVGEKDTQRAIRQAFDVWQTVTPLTFQEVAFSDIKNEGKEADIMIFFASGFHGDSSPFDGEGGFLAHAYFPGPGIGGDTHFDSDEPWTLGNANHDGNDLFLVAVHELGHALGLEHSNDPSAIMAPFYQYMETHNFKLPLDDLQGIQKIYGIPTAMLEPTRPLPTLPSRRIHSTSERKHDRQSRPPRPPSGDRPALPGNGKPNICDGNFNTVAFFRREMFVFKDRWFWRLRNNKVQEGYPMQIDQFWKGLPPRIDAAYERSDGKFVFFKGDKYWVFKEVTAEPGYPHSLVELGSYLPQDGIDTALRWEPVGKTYFFKGDQYWRYNEEKRTADPGYPKPITVWKGIPEAPQGAFVSREGLYTYFYKGKDYWKFDNQKLTVEPSYPKSILKDWMGCDQSDLDRNRDRQLPNDDVDIMVTINDVPSTVNAIAVVIPCILSLCILVLVYTIFQFKNKGVQQTVTSYYKHPVQEWV, encoded by the exons ACTTGGTTGAAGAACTATGGCTACCTGCTACCTCATGACATCCGCATGTCAGACCTGCGCTCTGAGAAGGCCATGCAGTCTGCTGTCGCAGCCATGCAGCGTTTCTACGGCATCCCTGTTACCGGGGTACTTGACCAGACCACCATTGA atggatGAGGAAGCCTCGCTGTGGCGTCCCAGACCACCCTCACATCAGCCGGCGCAGGCGGAACAAACGCTACGCCCTGACGGGACAGAAGTGGAGGGACAAGAGGATCTCCTACAG catACACAACTTCACTCCCAAGGTGGGGGAGAAGGACACCCAGAGAGCCATCCGGCAGGCGTTCGACGTGTGGCAGACCGTCACGCCGCTCACCTTCCAGGAAGTGGCCTTCTCTGACATCAAAAACGAGGGCAAGGAGGCCGACATCATGATCTTCTTCGCGAGCGGTTTTCATGGCGACAGCTCTCCATTCGATGGCGAGGGGGGGTTTCTGGCCCACGCCTACTTTCCCGGACCGGGCATCGGAGGAGACACGCATTTTGACTCAGATGAGCCGTGGACGCTTGGCAACGCCAACCACGACG GTAACGACTTATTTCTGGTGGCGGTCCACGAGCTTGGCCACGCCCTGGGTCTGGAACATTCCAACGATCCCTCCGCAATCATGGCTCCTTTTTACCAGTACATGGAGACTCACAACTTCAAACTGCCACTGGACGACCTGCAGGGCATACAGAAGATCTATG GTATTCCCACTGCCATGTTGGAGCCCACACGGCCGCTACCTACACTGCCGTCTCGCCGCATCCACTCCACCTCAGAAAGGAAGCACGACCGCCAGTCCCGCCCCCCGCGCCCGCCGTCCGGAGACAGGCCCGCCCTGCCCGGGAACGGAAAACCCAACATCTGCGACGGCAACTTCAACACCGTGGCCTTCTTCAGACGGGAGATGTTCGTCTTCAAG gaccGATGGTTCTGGCGTCTGAGGAACAACAAGGTTCAGGAGGGTTATCCCATGCAGATTGACCAGTTCTGGAAAGGTCTTCCTCCTCGCATCGATGCAGCCTATGAGAGATCAGATGGCAAATTTGTTTTCTTTAAAG GGGATAAGTACTGGGTGTTTAAGGAGGTGACAGCGGAGCCAGGATACCCCCacagcctggtggagctgggGAGCTACCTCCCCCAGGATGGCATCGACACGGCACTGCGCTGGGAGCCCGTGGGCAAGACCTACTTCTTCAAGGGCGACCAGTACTGGCGCTACAACGAGGAGAAGCGCACGGCCGACCCTGGTTACCCTAAACCCATCACCGTGTGGAAGGGCATCCCAGAGGCTCCACAGGGCGCCTTCGTCAGCAGGGAGGGAC TCTACACCTACTTTTACAAGGGGAAAGACTATTGGAAGTTTGACAACCAGAAGCTGACCGTAGAGCCGAGCTACCCTAAGTCCATCCTCAAGGACTGGATGGGCTGTGACCAGTCGGATCTGGATCGCAACCGGGACCGGCAGCTCCCCAACGACGACGTGGACATCATGGTGACCATCAACGACGTGCCCAGCACAGTCAATGCCATCGCCGTGGTCATCCCCTGCATCCTGTCCCTCTGcatcctggtcctggtctacACCATCTTCCAGTTCAAGAACAAAGGAGTGCAACAGACCGTGACGTCGTACTACAAACACCCAGTGCAGGAGTGGGTATGA
- the mmp24 gene encoding matrix metalloproteinase-24 isoform X1, with the protein MAGAGVKRRKAGLPGFCWKTCYFHILFWVVSVCGEEKTFIVEMPGSAESSAVVDVLQNHELHTVAVQYLETWLKNYGYLLPHDIRMSDLRSEKAMQSAVAAMQRFYGIPVTGVLDQTTIEWMRKPRCGVPDHPHISRRRRNKRYALTGQKWRDKRISYSIHNFTPKVGEKDTQRAIRQAFDVWQTVTPLTFQEVAFSDIKNEGKEADIMIFFASGFHGDSSPFDGEGGFLAHAYFPGPGIGGDTHFDSDEPWTLGNANHDGNDLFLVAVHELGHALGLEHSNDPSAIMAPFYQYMETHNFKLPLDDLQGIQKIYGIPTAMLEPTRPLPTLPSRRIHSTSERKHDRQSRPPRPPSGDRPALPGNGKPNICDGNFNTVAFFRREMFVFKDRWFWRLRNNKVQEGYPMQIDQFWKGLPPRIDAAYERSDGKFVFFKGDKYWVFKEVTAEPGYPHSLVELGSYLPQDGIDTALRWEPVGKTYFFKGDQYWRYNEEKRTADPGYPKPITVWKGIPEAPQGAFVSREGLYTYFYKGKDYWKFDNQKLTVEPSYPKSILKDWMGCDQSDLDRNRDRQLPNDDVDIMVTINDVPSTVNAIAVVIPCILSLCILVLVYTIFQFKNKGVQQTVTSYYKHPVQEWV; encoded by the exons ATGCCTGGCTCAGCGGAGAGCAGCGCTGTGGTGGATGTATTACAGAACCATGAGCTGCATACTGTAGCTGTCCAGTACCTGGAG ACTTGGTTGAAGAACTATGGCTACCTGCTACCTCATGACATCCGCATGTCAGACCTGCGCTCTGAGAAGGCCATGCAGTCTGCTGTCGCAGCCATGCAGCGTTTCTACGGCATCCCTGTTACCGGGGTACTTGACCAGACCACCATTGA atggatGAGGAAGCCTCGCTGTGGCGTCCCAGACCACCCTCACATCAGCCGGCGCAGGCGGAACAAACGCTACGCCCTGACGGGACAGAAGTGGAGGGACAAGAGGATCTCCTACAG catACACAACTTCACTCCCAAGGTGGGGGAGAAGGACACCCAGAGAGCCATCCGGCAGGCGTTCGACGTGTGGCAGACCGTCACGCCGCTCACCTTCCAGGAAGTGGCCTTCTCTGACATCAAAAACGAGGGCAAGGAGGCCGACATCATGATCTTCTTCGCGAGCGGTTTTCATGGCGACAGCTCTCCATTCGATGGCGAGGGGGGGTTTCTGGCCCACGCCTACTTTCCCGGACCGGGCATCGGAGGAGACACGCATTTTGACTCAGATGAGCCGTGGACGCTTGGCAACGCCAACCACGACG GTAACGACTTATTTCTGGTGGCGGTCCACGAGCTTGGCCACGCCCTGGGTCTGGAACATTCCAACGATCCCTCCGCAATCATGGCTCCTTTTTACCAGTACATGGAGACTCACAACTTCAAACTGCCACTGGACGACCTGCAGGGCATACAGAAGATCTATG GTATTCCCACTGCCATGTTGGAGCCCACACGGCCGCTACCTACACTGCCGTCTCGCCGCATCCACTCCACCTCAGAAAGGAAGCACGACCGCCAGTCCCGCCCCCCGCGCCCGCCGTCCGGAGACAGGCCCGCCCTGCCCGGGAACGGAAAACCCAACATCTGCGACGGCAACTTCAACACCGTGGCCTTCTTCAGACGGGAGATGTTCGTCTTCAAG gaccGATGGTTCTGGCGTCTGAGGAACAACAAGGTTCAGGAGGGTTATCCCATGCAGATTGACCAGTTCTGGAAAGGTCTTCCTCCTCGCATCGATGCAGCCTATGAGAGATCAGATGGCAAATTTGTTTTCTTTAAAG GGGATAAGTACTGGGTGTTTAAGGAGGTGACAGCGGAGCCAGGATACCCCCacagcctggtggagctgggGAGCTACCTCCCCCAGGATGGCATCGACACGGCACTGCGCTGGGAGCCCGTGGGCAAGACCTACTTCTTCAAGGGCGACCAGTACTGGCGCTACAACGAGGAGAAGCGCACGGCCGACCCTGGTTACCCTAAACCCATCACCGTGTGGAAGGGCATCCCAGAGGCTCCACAGGGCGCCTTCGTCAGCAGGGAGGGAC TCTACACCTACTTTTACAAGGGGAAAGACTATTGGAAGTTTGACAACCAGAAGCTGACCGTAGAGCCGAGCTACCCTAAGTCCATCCTCAAGGACTGGATGGGCTGTGACCAGTCGGATCTGGATCGCAACCGGGACCGGCAGCTCCCCAACGACGACGTGGACATCATGGTGACCATCAACGACGTGCCCAGCACAGTCAATGCCATCGCCGTGGTCATCCCCTGCATCCTGTCCCTCTGcatcctggtcctggtctacACCATCTTCCAGTTCAAGAACAAAGGAGTGCAACAGACCGTGACGTCGTACTACAAACACCCAGTGCAGGAGTGGGTATGA